The Prionailurus viverrinus isolate Anna chromosome B2, UM_Priviv_1.0, whole genome shotgun sequence genome contains the following window.
AGCATGGAGCCATTGTGGTTTCTCGTGCCCTCTGGAAAAACCCAGACCCGCACCTGAGGAAGACAGAGGTCAAGAAGACATACACAGAGGGGTCCGAAAACGGTCATGAGGCTGTAATGGACCTTTGAGGGCCGCTGGCCCTGCTCTACTCCCCAGTGTTGCCACCCCCCTTTGCCACAGGGGACTCACGTCCTGGGTGAGCAGGGTCTGGGCAACTTCAGACATGACACTGATGGCATCCCCAGTGCGCTTCCGGTCGATGAAGATGACTCCTGCCAGCCAGCAGGCCAGTCCAGCAGAGCCAGCCCACAGCAGCTCACGCTTGGCAATGGGCACACAGCGGCCTGGCAGTACCTCCATCATCCCTAAGGCAAAGGTCGGGGGTGGGAGTGAAGATCAGGATAGAGGTAAAGTGTCATGGGAAACAGGCCATCCCCCACATTCTTAAGGAcggagatgggggagagggggcgggaaGCCCTGAGGAGGATGGGGTGATTAAGTACATATTAGCCTACTTATGAGGGTAAGAAGGactgggggaaagggaaagggaacaaCGTCCAGAGGAAGGGGAGTTGCGGACCCCTAGCGGAAGAGAgtctggggaaaggggaagggcaTAACTGGGGGAGGTATGCCCTACGAGGGGTCTCACCAAGCAGGTCGAGTGAGCTCTGGTGGTTGGAGACCACGACGTAGGGCTGTGAGGGAGGGAAGTGGTGGGCCCCACGCACCTCCACTCGGATCCCATACAGGTATTTGATGTGGAGCAGCATCAGACGCAAGATCCTGTGGGGTCACGGCAAGGGGTTCCAGCAGGACCCACTGATGTCCATCAGCATGCCTCACCCGCCCCCTGCCACTGCCTTTCTGGGCATCTGcagttctctctccttccttgtccCTGGGCCCTCTCCATCTTCCTTACACATCCCACAACCTCCCCACCCACTGCTCACTTCGGACTCTTAGGTTCTCTCATCACCCAAAACCCCTTGGCCCTCACTTCATGTTCTCAACGTTGCGTCCTCGCACAGCACACACAGGGATGGCGAGCACCGCCAGGAAGAGGATCCAGCCATTGTAGAAGGCCATCTTGAAGAAGTATTTGGCACTGGGGCTGCAGAACCACAGGGTGGGCAGCAGGAAGAGCAGCAGCAGgaagagcagcagcagcacaggCCATATCCCCGGCCACAACTCCATTCTGGCCACCTGCAGGGGACAGGCAAGAGACAGTGGGCCTCGTTCCTGGAGGGGAGTGGGACGGGCAAGGCACAGAAGGCATGGTTTGGGGAGCTAGGAGGGCAAGGGCCAGAGACACAGGATGGGGTCAGGGCTCCCATCAAAACCTGCCCAGACAGCCTCTCTAGGATGGGGGCGGTGGGAACAGGAGCTCGGGACTGCTCACCCAGCCCTCTCTCAGAAACCTCCAGAAATATTCACAAAGACAAGAGACATGACACGTGAACACCCACAACTCACAGACATGTGATAATAggacaacaataacaataacaaacacTTGTAGCTGGTAAGGGTCTTAGGATGGTCTATACCTGTCTAATacagtagccaccagccacatatGGCTACCGAGCACTGGAAATGTGGCCTAGTTTGAACTGAATTGTGCTGGAAGTGTAAAATATGTATCAGATTTCAGACtttgaatgaaaaacagaatgtcAAATATCCCATTAGTAATCTTTTGTATTGATTACATTTTGAAATCAACCTTTCTGGATACTGAATTCaatagaatatattattaaaattaattccaccTTGTTACTTTTTATGTCTTGATGTAtcttccagaaaattaaaaattacaccGTGGCTCTTATTATATATCTGTTGGATTAGGGTTGATCTATAGACTATGTTAACCTTAAATATGAACcacataatttacatttttcggagataggcccagagaggttgaagAACTTACCTGTGGTGATATGGCTCCTAAGAGGCACTTCCTAGTTGAAACCTAAGTGGCTTGTGTTCCTAACCACAGTTATGCTGCGGCCAGTTTGTATGCACACAGGTGGACACACAGCAGACAGCAAATACAGTGAAAGGCACAAAACACCCACAGACATTCTCAAGGGCAGACTGGCAAGAATAAAGGCTCTGtcactaacaaaaacaaaaacacacagtcATACGAAGACTGACCCACTGACACACACATGCAAACTTACAATCACACCCAGTAACAGATAAAGGAAAGTAAATGCATAACTAGAAAAATCCCTCTCCACCAAGGTGTCCaacctccctccccttcctgttTCCAGATAAACCCATGGACATACCAGGAGTTGCTGCCTCTATCAATCCTGCCTCCGCAGGCAGGCAAACAAACCCTtactcctccttctttcccttccaggGACACCGGAGGCGACCTGGTCAGGCAGGTATATAATATGTTAAGGCCTgaccaaatgaaagaaagaggggagagagtaAAAGCGACTCACACCATCTGCCCTGGGAGAGGAAAGTGTTGAGGAGGAAGAGGTGCAGGCACACAGAACCTGCCTTTTAggttcttcctccttcctccactctGTCCTACTGCTGGGGGCAGGGTCACAAGTCACAAAAAGGTGTTCAGGCAAATACCTGTCACTTTCAGCAAGGCTACAGTCACTGTCTTCTAATGACAGGAAGGACTGTGTTCAAAGGTAAAGGCCATTGCCAACCAGTGAAGGTTCAGAAGCAATAGAGGAAACAGGAGACTCTGCCAACTCTAAAGCTGTAGGCCTTGATTTGCTCTATCCCACTGCCCTTGTAAGTCTGGACCAGCATTTCTCTCCCCTGGACTATTTGCGACAGGTTCCTAACTCTGCTCCTCCAATTCGTCATCCACATGGCAACCACAGAGATTTTTCTGTAACACAAATCTGAGCATTTCTCCGTCTTCTAAAAGGCCCTTTCGACAAGTTGACTTCTGCTTACATCTTTGGCCACATGCCCACAAGAGTCCTTTTTGCTCCAAATTGATTTACTTCAGTTCTTCAGACACACCATGATCTTTCATGCTTCTGTGCTGTGAACAGGCTGGTCCCTTTGGCTGGAATGCCCTTCTGCCTTTCACTTGCCTGACCCAGCTCAGCGTCACACTTTGGAAGTCTTCTTGAACCCCTCCTGGCCTGAGTTTTCATTACACTTTTATCTTGAtcactggttctcaaagtgtagaAATACATATTCTTGGACCTCACCCCAGATCTCCTGAATCAAATTCTGGGCCTTAGGCCCAAGAATAGGTATTTTAACTCCCCCAAGTGAGGGACAGCCCTCCAAGTGAGTCTGATGTGCACatcagtttgagaaccactgatcttgACACCACAGTGTAAGTAACtgctcatttttgtttccttccccagtctGTAAGCAGCCTGAGGGCAGGAACTCTGTCATTTCCCCAATACCCAGGACAGAAGGAGGAGatagtgctcaataaacatgCTGAACAGATTATAACGCTGTATACACAGCCTGTCATAATTAATGACAGAGCCAATCATGAATCAGATAGCTACACTCTTGAGGACTATTAACTATGAAAAGAAAAGTCATCAATAAAGCAATGAACACAACAAAAAGCCTAACAGTAACCTACTgtgaatatacacatacactatATGGTCACATTGAGGGAGGCAACAACAATCAAGATGGTACATCCCATCTCACA
Protein-coding sequences here:
- the AGPAT1 gene encoding 1-acyl-sn-glycerol-3-phosphate acyltransferase alpha, which encodes MELWPGIWPVLLLLFLLLLFLLPTLWFCSPSAKYFFKMAFYNGWILFLAVLAIPVCAVRGRNVENMKILRLMLLHIKYLYGIRVEVRGAHHFPPSQPYVVVSNHQSSLDLLGMMEVLPGRCVPIAKRELLWAGSAGLACWLAGVIFIDRKRTGDAISVMSEVAQTLLTQDVRVWVFPEGTRNHNGSMLPFKRGAFHLAVQAQVPIVPIVMSSYQDFYCKKERRFTSGRCQVRVLPPVPTEGLTPDDVPALADRVRHSMLTVFREISTDGRGGGDCLKKPGGVGDARL